One window of Oncorhynchus gorbuscha isolate QuinsamMale2020 ecotype Even-year unplaced genomic scaffold, OgorEven_v1.0 Un_scaffold_550, whole genome shotgun sequence genomic DNA carries:
- the LOC124018579 gene encoding NACHT, LRR and PYD domains-containing protein 12-like — translation MVACDSATVNKEHEVWQAETAHLQDTSGASVIKCQDIFKHDEEEEEPIRSANRIPPESRDRVTEIRGFGALDSALDSKNGHLDIFTRFLFGISHDSNRDLLQGLLAETPSSSECNKKFKFKILKRKSLSPERCINLIHCLLELKDHTILQNDNQVSSSDKPLTPFQCSLLAFTFMSEKPEEFDFRNKQTSEDSFYRLSPALQSCTTALLNCCHMTPLLCATVASVLRSPNSCITVLDLGHNNLGDGEVKRLCDGLWNANCKVKTLNLRHNNVGEQGVKELCKVLIRPTLKLLTLDLSCNDLGDVGLESLAFGLYERCTLQELRLSGCLIPLPETVSSVLVIALRSDPFQMKELDLSYNPLGDIELGFPFQLKLNLEHRGESRNKPGLQKYACELTLDPSTANDFLVLSGGGRKVTCQRTDQKYPITQDRFDKCKESLDKRHYLEVECLHSVHIGMAYKGIHRKGTGDNVTLGCNANSWTLYASKYKGHTQHKDMLHRLQIPQIKAHVPYRVGVFLDWPAGTLSFYMIDQ, via the exons ATGGTCGCTTGTGATTCTGCCACCGTCAATAAAGAACATGAGGTGTGGCAAGCTGAAACCGCACATCTCCAAGACACCTCGGGGGCCTCCGTCATAAAATGTCAAGATATCTTCAAGCAtgacgaagaagaagaagaacccaTCAGAT CTGCCAATCGGATCCCTCCAGAGAGTCGTGATCGAGTGACCGAGATCAGAGGGTTCG GTGCCCTGGACAGTGCATTAGATAGTAAAAATGGACACCTGGACATTTTCACACGCTTCCTTTTTGGGATCTCTCACGACTCCAACCGAGACCTCCTTCAAGGACTTCTGGCAGAGACACCCAGCAGTTCAGAATGCAACAAAAAGTTCAAGTTCAAGATATTGAAAAGAAAGTCCCTCTCCCCAGAGAGATGCATCAACCTGATCCACTGTCTGCTTGAGCTGAAGGACCACACCATACTGCAGAATGACAACCAGGTATCGTCTTCAGACAAGCCGCTAACTCCCTTTCAGTGCTCTCTGTTGGCATTTACCTTCATGTCAGAGAAGCCTGAAGAGTTTGACTTCAGGAATAAACAAACTTCGGAGGACAGTTTCTACAGACTGTCTCCTGCTTTGCAGTCTTGCACTACTGCACT GCTCAACTGTTGTCACATGACACCACTGCTATGTGCAACTGTGGCCTCAGTTCTCCGATCTCCAAATTCCTGTATTACAGTCCTGGATCTGGGCCACAACAACCTGGGCGATGGAGAGGTGAAACGCCTTTGTGATGGGCTGTGGAACGCCAACTGCAAGGTGAAAACTCTGAACCTCAGGCACAACAATGTTGGAGAGCAAGGTGTTAAGGAACTCTGCAAAGTGCTGATTCGTCCCACCTTGAAGCTTCTGACCTTGGACCTCAGCTGCAATGACCTTGGGGACGTGGGGTTGGAGTCCCTTGCTTTTGGCCTCTACGAGCGTTGCACACTGCAGGAACTGAG ACTATCTGGCTGTTTGATCCCATTGCCGGAGACCGTGTCCTCTGTACTGGTCATAGCTTTGAGGTCCGACCCCTTCCAGATGAAAGAGCTGGATCTGAGCTACAATCCCCTCGGAGACATTGAATTGGGTTTCCCTTTTCAGCTGAAGCTGAA CCTGGAGCACCGAGGAGAGAGCAGGAATAAACCGGGTCTGCAGAAAT ATGCATGTGAACTCACACTAGACCCCAGCACAGCGAACGATTTCCTCGTTCTGTCTGGGGGGGGCAGGAAGGTGACGTGCCAGAGGACGGATCAGAAGTATCCCATCACCCAAGACAGGTTTGATAAATGCAAGGAGAGCCTGGACAAGCGGCATTACCTGGAGGTGGAGTGTCTCCACAGCGTTCACATAGGCATGGCCTACAAGGGAATCCACAGGAAAGGAACCGGTGACAACGTAACACTAGGATGCAATGCCAATTCTTGGACTTTGTACGCCTCGAAGTATAAGGGCCATACCCAGCACAAAGACATGCTACACAGGTTACAGATCCCCCAAATCAAGGCACATGTGCCCTacagagtaggagtgtttctgGATTGGCCGGCCGGCACGTTGTCCTTTTACATGATCGACCAATAG